The following proteins are encoded in a genomic region of Lates calcarifer isolate ASB-BC8 unplaced genomic scaffold, TLL_Latcal_v3 _unitig_1237_quiver_3098, whole genome shotgun sequence:
- the LOC108887510 gene encoding galactose-specific lectin nattectin, whose amino-acid sequence MASGLHFIVLLCLTSGLWIGADAECGHQTDDCDDACPSGWTEFCSRCYKFQAAEKDWADAEKTCTFLGGNLASIPNEKVYKFLRELVFEAVNSHKRTWVGGYDAVKEGVWLWSDGNRFDFNLWHQGEPNNLGGEHCMEINLGGNDFINDRSCGGSQSFICVKDP is encoded by the exons ATGGCATCAGGTCTTCATTTCATTGTGCTCCTCTGTTTGACCAGTGGACTGTGGATTGGAGCAGAT GCAGAATGTGGACATCAAACAG ATGACTGTGATGACGCGTGTCCTTCTGGCTGGACTGAATTTTGCAGTCGCTGCTACAAGTTCCAGGCTGCTGAAAAGGACTGGGCTGATGCTGAG AAAACCTGCACTTTCCTTGGTGGAAATCTGGCCTCAATCCCAAATGAAAAGGTGTACAAGTTCCTCAGAGAGCTGGTCTTTGAAGCAGTGAACTCACATAAGAGGACCTGGGTTGGAGGCTACGATGCAGTGAAG GAGGGTGTGTGGCTGTGGAGTGATGGGAACCGTTTTGACTTCAACCTGTGGCACCAAGGGGAGCCCAACAACCTAGGTGGAGAGCATTGCATGGAAATAAACCTCGGAG GAAATGACTTTATCAATGACAGGAGCTGTGGGGGCAGCCAATCTTTCATTTGTGTCAAAGACCCGTAA